One genomic region from Osmerus eperlanus chromosome 6, fOsmEpe2.1, whole genome shotgun sequence encodes:
- the sfxn3 gene encoding sideroflexin-3 isoform X1 has protein sequence MDQRKLRMSGELPLDINIKEPRWDQSTFMGRAQHFFMVTDPRTVLLSSETLEEARVTVENYRTGVAKPGLTEDELWRAKYVYDSAFHPDTGEKMFVIGRMSAQVPVNMSVTGCMLTFYRTTPAVVFWQWVNQSFNAVVNYTNRSGDAPLTVNQLGAAYISATTGAVVTALGLKTLAKRLPAIMSRFVPFAAVAAANCINIPFMRQRELKYGIPVTDENGNRLGESPGAAKQAIVQVVVSRIGMAVPAMAIPPVIMNVLEQRAFMKRFPVLNAPVQVGLVGLCLVFATPLCCALFPQKSSMSVGSLEPDLQEKIRQISPHTTTVYFNKGL, from the exons ATGGATCAGAG GAAACTGAGGATGTCTGGTGAACTGCCCCTCGACATTAACATCAAGGAGCCCAGATGGGACCAGAGCACGTTTATGGGTCGTGCCCAGCACTTCTTCATGGTCACAGACCCCAGGACTGTGCTGCTGTCCTCTGAGACTCTGGAGGAGGCCAGAGTCACTGTGGAGAACTACAG gacTGGGGTGGCAAAGCCTGGTCTTACAGAGGACGAGCTGTGGAGAGCCAAATACGTCTACGACTCCGCTTTCCACCCTGACACAGGGGAAAAGATGTTTGTGATTGGTCGCATGTCCGCTCAGGTGCCTGTGAACATGTCCGTCACCGGGTGTATGCTCACCTTTTACAG GACCACTCCAGCGGTGGTGTTCTGGCAGTGGGTAAACCAGTCCTTCAACGCCGTGGTCAACTACACCAACCGCAGCGGAGACGCCCCCCTGACCGTGAA TCAGCTGGGTGCAGCATACATCAGTGCCACTACAGGAGCGGTTGTCACAGCCCTGGGGCTGAAGACTCTAGCCAAG cgTCTCCCCGCCATCATGAGCAGGTTCGTTCCCTTCGCCGCCGTGGCCGCCGCCAACTGTATCAACATCCCTTTCATGAGGCAGAG GGAGCTGAAGTACGGGATCCCAGTGACAGACGAGAATGGTAACCGGCTCGGAGAGTCCCCCGGTGCCGCCAAACAAGCCATCGTACAGGTGGTGGTGTCTCGTATCGGCATGGCAGTGCCAGCTATGG CCATTCCGCCAGTCATCATGAACGTGCTGGAACAAAGGGCCTTTATGAAG CGATTCCCAGTCCTAAACGCTCCAGTCCAGGTGGGATTGGTGGGTCTGTG CCTGGTGTTTGCTACTCCCCTGTGTTGCGCCCTGTTCCCTCAGAAGAG TTCCATGAGTGTTGGAAGCCTAGAACCAGATCTACAGGAAAAGATACGACAAATCAGTCCTCACACTACCACTGTGTACTTCAACAAAGGCCTGTAG
- the selenou1a gene encoding selenoprotein U 1a isoform X1, which produces MSLGRALSRCTATALLARWKLTPCCPALMLMGIALNSQPSPTARSPPLRTQTAPFHSSTASPDSNKPISVYSSGLEGELLGMGMWSLGLGAVGAAIAGILLANTDLCLPKVAQASLEHLENADLKSTTDDETTIKAGSLWAKNGAVIMAVRRPGUFLCREEASELSSLKPQLEELGVPLVAVVKENIGTEIQDFRPHFAGDIYIDEKQHFYGPLQRKMGGLGFIRLGVWQNFMRAWRSGYQGNMNGEGFILGGVFVIGAGNQGILMEHREKEFGNKVDNTEVLEAVKKIVPEK; this is translated from the exons ATGTCTCTGGGTCGGGCTCTGTCCAGGTGTACAGCCACAGCCCTGCTGGCCAGGTGGAAGCTAACCCCGTGCTGTCCTGCCTTGATGCTCATGGGCATAGCCTTGAACAGCCAGCCTTCCCCCACAGCCCGATCCCCTCCTCTGAGAACACAGACTGCTCCCTTCCACAGCAGCACAGCCAGTCCTGACTCAAACAAGCCCATATCAG TGTATTCCTccgggctggagggggagctgttgGGAATGGGGATGTGGTCTCTAGGTCTAGGGGCGGTGGGTGCAGCTATAGCTGGGATCTTATTGGCCAACACTGACTTGTGTCTGCCCAAAGTTGCTCAGGCATCGCTGGAACACCTAGAGAATGCGGACCTCAAGTCAACTACAGATG ATGAGACGACCATCAAAGCCGGTAGTTTGTGGGCGAAGAACGGGGCAGTGATTATGGCCGTACGGCGACCGGGATGATTTTTGTGCAGAGAG GAGGCCTCTGAGCTGTCCTCTCTGAAGCCCCAGTTGGAGGAGCTTGGGGTCCCTCTAGTTGCCGTGGTGAAGGAGAATATTGGCACAGAGATCCAGGACTTCAGGCCGCACTTTGCAGGGGACATCTACATTGACGAGAAG CAACACTTCTATGGCCCCCTCCAGAGGAAGATGGGCGGGCTGGGCTTCATTCGTCTTGGAGTGTGGCAGAACTTCATGCGGGCTTGGCGCTCTGGTTACCAGGGTAACATGAATGGAGAGGGCTTCATCTTGGGAGGCGTGTTTGTCATTGGAGCAGGAAACCAG GGAATCCTTATGGAGCACCGAGAGAAAGAGTTTGGAAACAAAGTGGACAACACAGAGGTTTTAGAAGCTGTCAAGAAAATAGTGCCAGAGAAATAG
- the selenou1a gene encoding selenoprotein U 1a isoform X2: MGMWSLGLGAVGAAIAGILLANTDLCLPKVAQASLEHLENADLKSTTDDETTIKAGSLWAKNGAVIMAVRRPGUFLCREEASELSSLKPQLEELGVPLVAVVKENIGTEIQDFRPHFAGDIYIDEKQHFYGPLQRKMGGLGFIRLGVWQNFMRAWRSGYQGNMNGEGFILGGVFVIGAGNQGILMEHREKEFGNKVDNTEVLEAVKKIVPEK; encoded by the exons ATGGGGATGTGGTCTCTAGGTCTAGGGGCGGTGGGTGCAGCTATAGCTGGGATCTTATTGGCCAACACTGACTTGTGTCTGCCCAAAGTTGCTCAGGCATCGCTGGAACACCTAGAGAATGCGGACCTCAAGTCAACTACAGATG ATGAGACGACCATCAAAGCCGGTAGTTTGTGGGCGAAGAACGGGGCAGTGATTATGGCCGTACGGCGACCGGGATGATTTTTGTGCAGAGAG GAGGCCTCTGAGCTGTCCTCTCTGAAGCCCCAGTTGGAGGAGCTTGGGGTCCCTCTAGTTGCCGTGGTGAAGGAGAATATTGGCACAGAGATCCAGGACTTCAGGCCGCACTTTGCAGGGGACATCTACATTGACGAGAAG CAACACTTCTATGGCCCCCTCCAGAGGAAGATGGGCGGGCTGGGCTTCATTCGTCTTGGAGTGTGGCAGAACTTCATGCGGGCTTGGCGCTCTGGTTACCAGGGTAACATGAATGGAGAGGGCTTCATCTTGGGAGGCGTGTTTGTCATTGGAGCAGGAAACCAG GGAATCCTTATGGAGCACCGAGAGAAAGAGTTTGGAAACAAAGTGGACAACACAGAGGTTTTAGAAGCTGTCAAGAAAATAGTGCCAGAGAAATAG
- the sfxn3 gene encoding sideroflexin-3 isoform X2 produces the protein MSGELPLDINIKEPRWDQSTFMGRAQHFFMVTDPRTVLLSSETLEEARVTVENYRTGVAKPGLTEDELWRAKYVYDSAFHPDTGEKMFVIGRMSAQVPVNMSVTGCMLTFYRTTPAVVFWQWVNQSFNAVVNYTNRSGDAPLTVNQLGAAYISATTGAVVTALGLKTLAKRLPAIMSRFVPFAAVAAANCINIPFMRQRELKYGIPVTDENGNRLGESPGAAKQAIVQVVVSRIGMAVPAMAIPPVIMNVLEQRAFMKRFPVLNAPVQVGLVGLCLVFATPLCCALFPQKSSMSVGSLEPDLQEKIRQISPHTTTVYFNKGL, from the exons ATGTCTGGTGAACTGCCCCTCGACATTAACATCAAGGAGCCCAGATGGGACCAGAGCACGTTTATGGGTCGTGCCCAGCACTTCTTCATGGTCACAGACCCCAGGACTGTGCTGCTGTCCTCTGAGACTCTGGAGGAGGCCAGAGTCACTGTGGAGAACTACAG gacTGGGGTGGCAAAGCCTGGTCTTACAGAGGACGAGCTGTGGAGAGCCAAATACGTCTACGACTCCGCTTTCCACCCTGACACAGGGGAAAAGATGTTTGTGATTGGTCGCATGTCCGCTCAGGTGCCTGTGAACATGTCCGTCACCGGGTGTATGCTCACCTTTTACAG GACCACTCCAGCGGTGGTGTTCTGGCAGTGGGTAAACCAGTCCTTCAACGCCGTGGTCAACTACACCAACCGCAGCGGAGACGCCCCCCTGACCGTGAA TCAGCTGGGTGCAGCATACATCAGTGCCACTACAGGAGCGGTTGTCACAGCCCTGGGGCTGAAGACTCTAGCCAAG cgTCTCCCCGCCATCATGAGCAGGTTCGTTCCCTTCGCCGCCGTGGCCGCCGCCAACTGTATCAACATCCCTTTCATGAGGCAGAG GGAGCTGAAGTACGGGATCCCAGTGACAGACGAGAATGGTAACCGGCTCGGAGAGTCCCCCGGTGCCGCCAAACAAGCCATCGTACAGGTGGTGGTGTCTCGTATCGGCATGGCAGTGCCAGCTATGG CCATTCCGCCAGTCATCATGAACGTGCTGGAACAAAGGGCCTTTATGAAG CGATTCCCAGTCCTAAACGCTCCAGTCCAGGTGGGATTGGTGGGTCTGTG CCTGGTGTTTGCTACTCCCCTGTGTTGCGCCCTGTTCCCTCAGAAGAG TTCCATGAGTGTTGGAAGCCTAGAACCAGATCTACAGGAAAAGATACGACAAATCAGTCCTCACACTACCACTGTGTACTTCAACAAAGGCCTGTAG